The Rhododendron vialii isolate Sample 1 chromosome 6a, ASM3025357v1 genome includes a window with the following:
- the LOC131331244 gene encoding uncharacterized protein LOC131331244 — translation MPDATMASTDADMMESDMVPQTPQELTSNSDQGGGGDDAVRGLLTMARQLIDQGKPSQSLQAVVMAMKTKGGDQAVFQTLNRARELYRNKLRSSAAADELASLFAECAIAEAVPLKSMESEQDMVGPSIESDAHGNSILAETGRKQIVLDAFSDGSSFVCLQCGGLVSNHRKDEHSAYWCGKI, via the exons ATGCCAGATGCAACCATGGCCAGTACGGACGCTGATATGATGGAGTCCGATATGGTGCCGCAGACGCCGCAAGAGCTGACGTCAAATTCCGACCAAGGAGGCGGCGGCGACGACGCCGTGAGAGGTTTGCTCACAATGGCTCGACAGCTGATCGACCAGGGAAAGCCTTCTCAGTCCCTCCAGGCG GTGGTGATGGCAATGAAAACCAAAGGTGGAGATCAGGCTGTATTTCAAACCCTCAACCGTGCACGCGAGCTATACAGAAACAAATTGCGATCAAGTGCTGCCGCCGATGAATTGGCTTCTTTATTTGCAGAGTGTGCAATCGCAGAAGCTGTACCTTTGAAATCCATGGAATCTGAACAGGATATGGTGGGGCCATCCATTGAATCGGACGCTCATGGAAATTCTATCCTGGCAGAGACTGGTAGGAAGCAAATTGTGCTGGATGCCTTCTCAGATGGAAGTAGCTTTGTATGCTTACAATGTGGGGGTTTAGTTAGCAATCACCGGAAAGATGAACACTCTGCATACTGGTGTGGCAAAATATGA